The genomic segment AGCACCCGCACCGCCTGGGGCAGGCACGCCGCGAGCACCTCCAACTCCCGATTGATAAAGATCCGGATCGCCTGGAACGTACGGGTCGCCGGGTGCTTACCCGGTTCCCGGCTGGGAACCGCGACGGCGATGATCTCCGCGAGCGATCCGGTGCGGGTGATGGGCGCGCGCGCGCGGGCCGCCACGATGGCCCGCGCCACGTTACGCGCGTAGCGCTCCTCGCCGTAGCGCCGAATGACCTGAGTGAGTTCACCCTCGTCCACCCGCGCCAGCCAGGCGGCGGCGCTCTCGCCCCGATCAGGGTCCATGCGCATGTCCAGCGGGCCGTCCCTCAGGAAGCTAAAACCCCGCCGCGCCTCCTCCAGCTGTGGCGAGGAGACGCCGAGGTCCAGCAGGATGCCGTTCACCCTGCCGGCGTAGCCGTGGCCGTCCACCAGTTCCTCCAAGGTCTCAAAGCTACCGTGCACCGAGGCCACCCGTGGATCGTCTGCAAACCGCTCCCGGGCCGCCGCAACCGCCTCGGGGTCCTTATCGATGGCCAGCAACCGGCCCGCGGGGCCGATACGTTCCAGGACCGCGGCGGCGTGCCCGCCACGGCCGTAGGTGGCATCCACATAGACCCCGCCGGGCCGTGGACACAACCCTTCCAGCACCTCCTCCAACAGGACCGCGCGATGGGTGTCGTCTCGCACCATGCATTGTCAGTTGAAGAAGATCTCGCCGGCGTTCGCCGGCGGCTCCTGCCGCACCACTTCCATGCTGTGACGCAGCTTCTCGTCCCAGGTCGCCGCGTCCCAAAGCTCCAGCCGGTTGCCCATGCCGATCAAACGGATCTCCTTGGTAATGGACACCAGTTCTCTGAGAATCGCCGGCAGCAGCACCCGCCCGTGGGCGTCGAGTCGACAGTCGGTAGCGTTGGCTACCATGACCGCGCGCAGACTGCTGGCAAACTCCGACTCGTGGAGGCGTAAAATGCGGCGAGCGACATCCTCCCATTCGGGAAGTGGATAGAGCAGCAGGGATGACTCACGGTTGAGGGTCACCACCAGCTTGCCGTCGCAGTGGTCGGTCAACGCCTGGCGATAGGTCGCCGGGATCGCCAAGCGGCCCTTGGCATCCAGGGTGAGCCCATTAACACCGCGGAAGGAGACAGCCACCCCTTTCAACCCCTACGGTGGTTCTAATTATCCACTTTCTGCCACATTGTCCCACGACAGCCCACCGCGACAATACCGCCGGGCTACTCGGGCTGTCAAGGGCGCCCGGAGATACCTGGGGACGTGCTGGAAAACCCGCGTTCAAAGGGCCGCGGAAGGCTGTCCGGCATTTCCCACGGGCGTTCGCCGGGCGGACGCCGAACCGCCAATCGGACGCGACCACGCGGACCTTAAAAAAATGTCGACGACGGTATAAGGCGGGTGCACACACGTCGCGGCGCGCACCGGCGGCCGCATCAGGAGGCTAGTCAGGAACGCGGATCAAATGTTGCCAGACGGAGACGACCGTCGGCAGGAACGGCGCGAGACGCCTCGGCACGGGAAATCCAGGGCGCGGAACACACCTCTGGGGGATTCGGTGAAGAGCGGAGTCGGCCTGTAAGCCGGGTTTTGTCGAGGACAGCCATTCCTCTGGGATGCGCGTCACCGCGCACCTCAAGCGACCTACCCGGGAGCCGTGCGGGCCGCACCATTGCCCCCCTATTTGGTCTTGCTCCGGGTGGGGTTTACCGTGCCGCCGGTGTTGCC from the Chromatiales bacterium 21-64-14 genome contains:
- a CDS encoding 16S rRNA (cytosine(1402)-N(4))-methyltransferase; the encoded protein is MVRDDTHRAVLLEEVLEGLCPRPGGVYVDATYGRGGHAAAVLERIGPAGRLLAIDKDPEAVAAARERFADDPRVASVHGSFETLEELVDGHGYAGRVNGILLDLGVSSPQLEEARRGFSFLRDGPLDMRMDPDRGESAAAWLARVDEGELTQVIRRYGEERYARNVARAIVAARARAPITRTGSLAEIIAVAVPSREPGKHPATRTFQAIRIFINRELEVLAACLPQAVRVLAPGARLAMISFHSLEDRLVKRFLRDQARGDRFPPDLPVSQDRLTPTLRLVGRARRPGEAEVARNPRARSAVLRVAERLP
- a CDS encoding division/cell wall cluster transcriptional repressor MraZ, whose product is MKGVAVSFRGVNGLTLDAKGRLAIPATYRQALTDHCDGKLVVTLNRESSLLLYPLPEWEDVARRILRLHESEFASSLRAVMVANATDCRLDAHGRVLLPAILRELVSITKEIRLIGMGNRLELWDAATWDEKLRHSMEVVRQEPPANAGEIFFN